Proteins encoded together in one Anaerococcus murdochii window:
- a CDS encoding Dps family protein: MTNLNKYLANLAVMNIKFHNLHWNVVGSQFVAVHEYLEAEYDKASDRLDEVAELIRMAGEFPVANIKEYLEISTIKEIEDSKEISIKEALEIVLSDIKLQKELALEIRKEADEADNFPVANAMEDHIEDYNKQIWFVESSLK, translated from the coding sequence ATGACAAATTTAAACAAATATCTTGCAAATCTTGCAGTAATGAATATAAAATTCCATAACCTACATTGGAATGTAGTAGGCAGTCAATTTGTGGCTGTACATGAGTACCTTGAAGCTGAATATGATAAGGCTAGTGATAGACTTGATGAAGTTGCTGAGCTTATCAGAATGGCTGGGGAATTCCCAGTTGCTAATATAAAAGAATATTTAGAAATTTCTACAATCAAAGAGATTGAAGATTCTAAAGAAATATCTATTAAAGAGGCATTAGAAATAGTCCTATCTGACATAAAACTTCAAAAAGAACTCGCCCTAGAGATTAGAAAAGAAGCAGATGAAGCTGATAATTTCCCTGTAGCTAATGCCATGGAAGATCATATTGAAGACTACAACAAACAAATTTGGTTTGTAGAATCAAGTCTTAAATAG
- the pepD gene encoding beta-Ala-His dipeptidase, translating into MNYSDQVLKYFKELAKIPRESGNEQEVSDFLVNFAKERNLEVVQDEALNVIIRKPASEGYEDHAIVALQGHMDMVCVKVEGSDHDFEKDPIKLLEEDGWITADGTTLGADDGIGVAFILAVLDDDSLKHGPIEAIITTEEETSMGGAGKLDLSQITAKYLVNIDSEEEGILTVGCAGGLDLEIEFDKKFEKAEGDFIEVGLKGFAGGHSGMEIDEFRINANKTLGRLLEGIEGLQIATINGGVKRNAIASSAKAVVSVPNKEEAMKLIEERIREVKNEYKDVDPNGEIWVKDASFDGEVLTKDLSKNIIDLLFVIPDGLYKKVGDSIVTSSNLGLIEDRENVIWISSMFRSEIDSQKFYKAAISKKIVEKFGARAEITSEYSGWQREDSPIIDLAKEVWKDVHGDEMQIATTHGGLECGLFKKTLKDTEMISFGPEIQGAHSPEERVNIKSIANNFKFLIELLERI; encoded by the coding sequence ATGAATTACTCTGACCAAGTTTTAAAATATTTTAAGGAACTTGCAAAAATTCCTAGAGAATCTGGCAATGAACAAGAAGTTTCTGACTTTTTGGTAAACTTTGCCAAGGAAAGAAATTTAGAAGTCGTTCAAGATGAGGCCCTAAACGTAATTATTAGAAAACCAGCAAGCGAAGGCTACGAAGATCACGCAATTGTTGCCCTCCAAGGCCACATGGATATGGTTTGTGTTAAGGTTGAAGGATCCGACCACGACTTTGAAAAAGACCCAATCAAATTATTAGAAGAAGATGGCTGGATTACGGCAGATGGGACAACTCTTGGTGCTGACGACGGAATTGGCGTTGCCTTTATTTTGGCAGTCTTAGATGACGATAGCCTAAAACACGGCCCAATCGAAGCAATAATCACAACTGAAGAAGAAACATCAATGGGAGGAGCTGGCAAGCTTGACCTTTCTCAAATTACAGCCAAATATCTTGTAAATATCGACTCTGAAGAAGAGGGAATCCTTACAGTAGGCTGTGCAGGCGGACTTGACCTTGAAATCGAATTTGATAAGAAATTCGAAAAAGCAGAAGGTGACTTTATAGAAGTTGGCCTAAAGGGCTTTGCAGGCGGCCACTCAGGTATGGAAATTGATGAATTTAGGATAAATGCTAATAAAACCTTAGGAAGACTCTTAGAAGGCATAGAAGGCCTACAAATCGCTACAATAAATGGTGGTGTAAAGAGAAATGCAATCGCATCTTCTGCAAAGGCTGTTGTTTCTGTTCCTAACAAAGAAGAAGCAATGAAACTTATAGAAGAAAGAATAAGAGAAGTTAAAAACGAATATAAAGACGTTGATCCAAATGGGGAAATTTGGGTAAAAGATGCATCATTTGATGGAGAAGTTCTCACAAAAGACCTATCTAAAAACATAATCGACCTCTTATTTGTAATCCCAGATGGCCTATACAAAAAAGTTGGAGATTCAATAGTAACAAGCTCAAACTTAGGCCTAATCGAAGATAGAGAAAATGTAATCTGGATTTCATCAATGTTTAGATCAGAAATCGACTCTCAAAAATTCTACAAGGCAGCCATTTCAAAGAAAATCGTAGAAAAATTCGGAGCAAGGGCAGAAATCACCAGCGAATATTCAGGCTGGCAAAGAGAAGATAGCCCAATAATTGATCTTGCCAAAGAAGTTTGGAAAGATGTCCACGGAGATGAAATGCAAATCGCCACCACCCACGGCGGCCTAGAATGCGGACTTTTCAAGAAAACCCTAAAAGACACCGAAATGATATCCTTCGGCCCAGAAATCCAAGGCGCCCACAGCCCAGAAGAAAGAGTAAATATAAAATCAATAGCAAATAACTTTAAATTCTTAATAGAACTATTAGAAAGAATCTAA
- a CDS encoding radical SAM protein — translation MKIYLEDENKRKIAYDILNIFLDHEEINFVEEENEAHIKIKDNLVNISGKDFSYKTNQELKVLLYDFLAQKTGYESPWGTLTGSKPSKLLKNKSLREIKSIYKLSDEKLELLEKVSENQARLDICLDDFSLYINIPFCPTRCDYCSYPTLIGAHHDKGTYVDYLIKEIEGINLPEKLDAIYIGGGTPSYLTGSQIEKILAAVNKKFSYKEFTFEAGREDTLDYEKLKILKAGGVSRISLNPQTFNREILKNLNRDIDMDHFLDIYKTAKDLDFIVNMDFIVGLEGESADDFAKNFDILKNLLPDNITFHALAIKSGSKYNEAGKTGQRSDSLKIAKDIENFTKENSYQPYYLYRQKNIISNLENVGYQRNNTAQRYNVIINEEIGSILGLGMNANSKMISGKKFRNPRNLRDYYQDFENNLSAKNELIKEIRR, via the coding sequence ATGAAAATATACCTTGAAGATGAAAATAAGAGAAAAATAGCCTATGATATTTTGAATATTTTCCTAGACCACGAGGAGATTAATTTTGTGGAAGAAGAAAATGAGGCTCATATTAAAATTAAAGATAATTTGGTAAATATTTCCGGAAAAGATTTTTCTTATAAAACCAACCAAGAATTAAAAGTTCTTCTCTACGACTTTTTGGCTCAAAAAACTGGTTACGAGTCGCCTTGGGGGACTCTAACGGGGTCAAAACCGTCAAAACTTTTGAAAAATAAAAGCCTTAGGGAAATTAAATCTATTTATAAATTGTCAGATGAGAAACTAGAACTTTTGGAAAAAGTTTCCGAAAACCAGGCTAGGCTAGACATTTGTCTAGACGATTTTAGCCTATATATCAACATTCCCTTTTGCCCGACTAGGTGCGATTATTGTTCCTATCCGACTTTGATTGGTGCCCACCACGACAAGGGGACCTATGTGGATTATCTAATCAAGGAAATTGAGGGGATAAATTTACCAGAAAAGCTTGATGCCATCTACATAGGAGGCGGGACTCCATCTTATCTGACAGGATCCCAAATTGAAAAAATTCTAGCAGCCGTAAATAAGAAATTTTCCTACAAGGAATTTACCTTCGAAGCGGGCAGGGAAGATACACTTGATTACGAAAAGCTTAAAATTCTAAAGGCTGGCGGGGTCTCTAGGATATCCCTAAATCCTCAAACCTTTAATAGAGAAATTTTGAAAAATCTAAACAGGGATATTGATATGGACCATTTTCTAGATATTTATAAGACCGCCAAGGACTTGGATTTTATTGTAAATATGGACTTTATAGTGGGTCTTGAGGGAGAAAGTGCAGATGATTTTGCCAAAAATTTTGACATTTTAAAAAATCTTCTTCCAGACAATATTACTTTTCATGCCCTCGCCATAAAATCAGGTTCTAAGTATAATGAAGCGGGTAAGACCGGTCAGAGGTCGGATTCCCTAAAAATAGCGAAAGATATTGAAAATTTCACCAAGGAAAATTCCTACCAGCCTTACTATTTGTATAGGCAAAAAAATATAATTTCCAACCTAGAAAACGTGGGTTATCAAAGAAATAATACAGCCCAGAGGTATAATGTAATTATTAATGAAGAAATCGGCTCAATTTTAGGCCTGGGCATGAATGCCAATTCCAAAATGATTTCTGGGAAAAAATTCAGAAATCCAAGAAATCTCAGAGATTATTACCAGGATTTTGAAAATAATCTGTCCGCCAAAAATGAGCTTATAAAAGAGATAAGGAGATAA
- a CDS encoding CpXC domain-containing protein, whose amino-acid sequence MERREKVYKITCPKCGHNFEKTLPTAIFALGEDREKIIKGNFAIITCPDCENDFILNYRFAYTDEVNLFMVVNDPAFVDKKARLAFSTGLGLIGASRKDELIKHTLRLTYDYKALREKINILEMGLDDKVIELMKYFLINSEDFAYKPEQIKDFIFTEDKEFYLETVLNVGLRLEFSDILYDTIVNNYGDLIKKDMNLLVDRAWAENFLKAE is encoded by the coding sequence ATGGAAAGAAGAGAAAAAGTATATAAAATAACCTGCCCTAAGTGCGGTCACAACTTTGAAAAGACTCTGCCAACAGCGATTTTTGCGCTGGGAGAAGACAGGGAGAAGATTATAAAGGGTAATTTTGCGATTATAACTTGTCCTGATTGCGAAAATGATTTTATCCTAAACTATCGCTTCGCCTACACAGATGAGGTCAATCTTTTTATGGTTGTAAACGACCCGGCCTTTGTGGACAAAAAGGCAAGGCTTGCTTTTTCAACAGGTCTAGGCCTTATAGGGGCTAGCCGTAAAGACGAACTTATTAAACATACCCTAAGATTAACTTACGATTACAAGGCTCTTAGAGAAAAAATCAATATTCTAGAGATGGGCCTTGATGATAAGGTAATCGAGCTTATGAAATATTTCCTAATTAACAGTGAAGATTTCGCCTATAAGCCAGAACAAATTAAGGACTTTATATTTACAGAAGATAAGGAATTTTATTTGGAAACCGTCCTAAATGTGGGACTTAGACTTGAGTTTTCCGACATTCTTTATGATACAATCGTAAATAATTATGGAGATTTGATCAAAAAAGACATGAACTTATTAGTAGACAGGGCCTGGGCGGAAAACTTCCTAAAGGCAGAATAA
- a CDS encoding ECF transporter S component: MKKLSTQKLVYMALFAALVYIFSRFFQIPIVTPLGQTRFHLGNVFCLLGGLLLGPVYGGISAGVGSALFDLFDPVYFTSAPITFITKFAMAFVAGMIYRKRDKVVNTPKLVIASALGQITYVILYLAKTFIKNRMVLGLTMEATMAEVIQKGSVSMVNAVISVIVATILAIPLLKAVKFED; the protein is encoded by the coding sequence ATGAAAAAACTAAGCACACAGAAACTTGTATATATGGCGCTTTTTGCGGCTTTGGTATACATATTTTCAAGATTTTTCCAAATCCCTATAGTGACCCCTCTTGGTCAAACTAGGTTCCATCTAGGAAATGTATTTTGCCTACTTGGCGGTCTTTTATTAGGACCAGTCTATGGCGGTATCTCAGCAGGTGTGGGTTCTGCGCTATTTGATTTATTTGATCCGGTATATTTTACAAGCGCACCAATCACCTTCATCACAAAGTTCGCCATGGCCTTTGTTGCAGGAATGATCTACAGAAAAAGAGATAAGGTTGTAAATACACCAAAGCTTGTCATTGCAAGTGCCCTAGGACAAATTACCTACGTAATCTTATACCTAGCAAAGACCTTTATCAAAAACAGAATGGTCCTAGGACTTACTATGGAAGCAACCATGGCAGAAGTCATCCAGAAAGGATCAGTTTCAATGGTAAATGCAGTTATTTCTGTAATTGTAGCAACTATTTTAGCCATTCCTCTTCTTAAGGCTGTAAAATTTGAAGACTAA
- a CDS encoding FUSC family protein produces MRVNFPGPRIRKTGLAVLISMIISYYRPGEGLAFYSAIAAIICMQQNVHQTFHKGLGRIIGTIFGGTMGLIYLLAFPAGAIPEIARLIIIAGLVTIIIWIMASVNKKDAVSIAGIVFLSVTINHAGDLVPFNFALNRIIDTLIGVLVAFFVNYIDFKIKEISEI; encoded by the coding sequence ATGCGAGTAAATTTTCCAGGACCAAGGATAAGAAAAACAGGTCTTGCTGTCCTCATCTCCATGATAATTTCCTATTATAGGCCGGGAGAAGGACTCGCCTTTTATTCGGCCATAGCTGCGATCATCTGCATGCAGCAAAATGTTCATCAAACCTTTCACAAGGGCCTAGGCAGGATTATCGGGACAATTTTTGGCGGAACTATGGGCCTTATTTACCTTTTGGCCTTTCCAGCAGGAGCTATTCCAGAAATCGCAAGACTAATTATAATCGCAGGTCTTGTCACAATAATTATCTGGATTATGGCATCGGTCAACAAAAAAGACGCCGTATCTATTGCTGGCATTGTCTTTTTGTCAGTTACCATAAACCACGCAGGCGACCTTGTGCCCTTTAATTTTGCCCTAAATAGGATAATTGACACCTTAATTGGCGTTCTTGTGGCATTTTTTGTGAATTATATAGATTTCAAAATCAAGGAAATTTCTGAAATCTGA
- a CDS encoding nucleoside hydrolase, translating into MEYQKPFIYIDTNFSPADGLFIKMALDSFDFELVGLSANRSFMSSRAAGENILGLVNNEGLYLSVAKNYDDLESKYDNEIFTAVGDYLEDMDAFENLYDLASDCGRLDIIVSGDLSNIAKACREFEDFTDYIDHIFLLIPDLKDLSKEDLADLDLILSSGIEVFAIDHNFAKNFILEDKDLKNIIKNHPQMEKLLKSYDEEPLIGALLLYLSQRPEAFIFEEAGLKVNFDEKILEKVNSRPKAYLVNKVNEESFYDYLRAILCE; encoded by the coding sequence ATGGAATATCAAAAACCCTTTATTTATATAGATACAAATTTTAGCCCTGCTGACGGACTTTTTATAAAAATGGCTCTTGATTCCTTTGATTTTGAACTTGTGGGCCTATCAGCAAATAGGTCTTTTATGTCAAGCAGGGCTGCTGGAGAAAATATCCTGGGTCTTGTTAATAATGAAGGACTTTACTTGTCAGTGGCTAAAAATTATGATGACTTAGAATCAAAGTATGATAATGAAATTTTCACTGCAGTTGGCGACTATCTCGAGGACATGGACGCTTTTGAAAATCTTTATGATCTGGCTTCCGATTGTGGAAGGCTTGATATAATCGTATCTGGCGACTTATCTAACATCGCTAAGGCTTGTCGCGAATTTGAAGACTTCACCGACTATATTGACCACATTTTCCTACTAATCCCAGATTTAAAAGACCTATCAAAGGAAGATTTAGCCGACCTCGACCTAATTTTATCTTCGGGTATAGAAGTATTTGCTATCGACCATAACTTTGCCAAAAATTTTATCCTAGAAGATAAAGATTTAAAAAATATAATAAAAAATCATCCGCAAATGGAAAAACTTTTAAAATCTTATGATGAAGAGCCGCTGATAGGGGCCCTCTTACTCTACCTATCCCAAAGGCCAGAAGCCTTCATCTTTGAAGAAGCGGGTCTTAAGGTGAATTTTGATGAGAAAATTCTTGAAAAAGTAAACTCAAGACCAAAGGCCTATTTGGTAAATAAGGTCAACGAAGAAAGCTTTTACGATTATTTAAGAGCCATCCTATGCGAGTAA
- a CDS encoding ABC transporter ATP-binding protein gives MIEVKNFTKEYTIEKKAVDDISFEAKDGEIFGFLGPNGAGKSTTIKSIVGINSKTKGEIFINGIRLEDDPMAYKSQFSYVPDNPELFENYSGNEYINFIADIYGIDTETRKERLDYYLNFFDIRDAMKDQISTYSHGMAQRLAIIGALIHDPQVLILDEPMVGLDAKSAFNLKQILRQRANEGKCVMFSTHVMEVAQELCDRIAIIAKGKIIAMGTLEEIKHIANNDGTLESIFLELTDE, from the coding sequence ATGATTGAAGTAAAAAACTTTACTAAGGAATACACAATCGAAAAAAAGGCAGTTGATGATATTTCTTTTGAAGCTAAAGATGGGGAAATCTTTGGGTTTTTAGGTCCTAATGGGGCGGGCAAATCTACTACAATCAAGTCCATTGTAGGGATAAATTCAAAGACCAAGGGAGAAATTTTTATAAATGGTATCCGTCTTGAAGATGACCCAATGGCTTACAAGAGCCAGTTTTCTTATGTGCCAGATAATCCGGAATTATTCGAAAATTATTCAGGAAATGAATATATAAATTTCATCGCAGATATTTATGGTATTGACACTGAGACCAGGAAGGAGAGGCTTGATTATTACCTAAACTTTTTTGACATTAGAGATGCCATGAAAGACCAAATTTCAACCTATTCTCACGGTATGGCCCAAAGGCTTGCCATTATCGGTGCCCTTATCCACGATCCACAGGTTTTAATCCTTGATGAGCCGATGGTTGGCCTTGATGCCAAGTCTGCTTTTAATCTCAAACAGATTTTAAGACAAAGAGCAAATGAGGGCAAGTGTGTCATGTTTTCAACCCACGTCATGGAAGTTGCCCAAGAACTTTGCGACAGGATTGCAATTATCGCCAAGGGCAAGATTATCGCTATGGGAACTCTTGAAGAAATTAAGCACATAGCCAACAACGATGGCACTCTTGAATCAATTTTCTTGGAGCTTACAGATGAATAA
- a CDS encoding sigma-70 family RNA polymerase sigma factor, giving the protein MDKINLKDKETLEKLRDYLDTSDLSEEELTQLVDAMTDEQKEEILDIISEEDDEDFDDDDDLIGSAKKGVNTSLAPIRRKDMMKLSDLNNEEIVEQFQLGNQNALSALVEKNQGLVRSRASYFFRSHGNDLDLEDLVQSGMLGMIRAAEKFDLTLGYKFTTYAYKWIDKAIRKAINKEGHTIRIPAGKYLKLNKLKQILKANPEASDEEIYRILENEGINKKQADDLFLINRNQVNSTSLNINLDSEDSTGDELMDMVGDESTPVDMVILEKDMENFLMQALDQLTEREKQIIIYRYGLDNEKPKTLEQIGSIYDLSRERIRQIENQALGKLKDYSDSIG; this is encoded by the coding sequence ATGGATAAAATAAATTTAAAAGATAAGGAAACTTTAGAAAAGCTTAGAGATTATCTTGATACAAGTGATTTGAGTGAAGAAGAGCTCACCCAACTTGTGGATGCGATGACCGATGAGCAAAAAGAAGAAATTCTAGACATTATTTCTGAAGAAGACGACGAAGACTTCGACGATGATGATGACCTAATTGGTTCTGCCAAAAAGGGAGTAAACACCTCCCTTGCCCCTATCAGACGCAAGGACATGATGAAATTATCTGACCTAAACAACGAAGAGATAGTGGAGCAATTCCAACTTGGCAACCAAAACGCCCTTTCAGCCCTTGTTGAAAAAAACCAAGGACTTGTAAGGAGTCGTGCTTCATATTTCTTTAGGTCCCATGGCAACGACCTAGACCTAGAAGATTTAGTCCAATCCGGCATGCTAGGCATGATAAGGGCTGCAGAGAAATTTGACCTTACTTTAGGTTACAAATTTACAACCTATGCCTACAAGTGGATAGACAAGGCAATCAGAAAGGCCATCAACAAAGAAGGACATACAATCAGAATACCAGCAGGTAAGTACTTAAAATTAAATAAATTAAAACAAATTCTAAAGGCCAACCCAGAAGCAAGCGATGAAGAGATTTACAGGATTTTAGAAAATGAAGGAATAAACAAAAAACAAGCAGATGATTTGTTCCTCATAAACAGAAACCAAGTAAACTCCACATCCCTAAACATCAACCTAGATAGTGAAGACTCCACGGGTGATGAGCTAATGGATATGGTAGGCGACGAGTCAACCCCAGTAGATATGGTAATCCTAGAAAAAGACATGGAAAACTTTTTGATGCAGGCCCTAGACCAGCTAACAGAAAGGGAAAAGCAAATCATAATCTACAGATACGGCCTAGATAACGAAAAACCAAAGACCCTAGAGCAAATAGGTTCAATATACGACCTTTCTCGTGAGAGAATAAGACAAATTGAAAACCAGGCCCTAGGAAAATTAAAAGATTATTCAGATTCTATCGGATAA
- a CDS encoding NYN domain-containing protein, producing the protein MALIKENISYVDGYNVINKWPKLREAARESLETAREDLIEDLAEYSFLSGEKMVIVFDAYNLDRLKETTIEKYGMKIVFTKRFQTADTYIEAELARIARRHNVKVVTDDGQVQNMALVKGAVRMTALELKADLDILRSKIRKTKRANFNENYDAYPISKALKAKLDELKIDLDD; encoded by the coding sequence ATGGCTTTAATTAAGGAAAATATATCCTACGTCGACGGCTACAATGTTATAAACAAGTGGCCAAAGCTTAGAGAGGCGGCCAGAGAAAGTCTAGAAACAGCCAGGGAAGATTTAATAGAAGACTTGGCTGAATATAGTTTTTTATCTGGGGAAAAAATGGTCATAGTTTTTGACGCCTACAACCTTGATAGGCTCAAGGAAACGACCATAGAAAAATACGGGATGAAAATAGTTTTTACCAAGAGGTTTCAAACTGCAGATACCTACATTGAGGCAGAACTTGCAAGGATTGCAAGAAGGCACAATGTAAAGGTAGTCACAGATGACGGCCAAGTCCAAAACATGGCCCTAGTCAAGGGTGCAGTGAGGATGACAGCCCTTGAGCTTAAGGCTGATCTTGATATATTAAGGTCCAAGATTAGAAAAACTAAAAGGGCAAATTTCAATGAAAATTACGACGCCTATCCCATTTCCAAAGCCTTAAAAGCCAAGCTTGATGAGCTTAAAATAGACCTAGACGACTAG
- the rlmB gene encoding 23S rRNA (guanosine(2251)-2'-O)-methyltransferase RlmB, whose product MDKIYGRKPVIDAIDSGVKIYKAFVIKQNSKIVDEIISKLQRANVEINFVDKRFFDKIDMNHQGVMVEAESFQYKDLKDIDKYQRLIILDQIEDPHNLGAIIRSAESFGFDGVIIPERRSASVSPIVYKTSAGAINNINIIMVKNTNRAIEEIKEAGFWVYGLAGEASSPIDQVDLKGKVCLIVGNEGKGLSRLVRENCDILINIPMKGFVNSLNASVASAIAMYEVLRQNGFN is encoded by the coding sequence ATGGATAAGATTTACGGCAGAAAACCTGTAATCGACGCCATTGATTCGGGTGTAAAAATCTATAAGGCTTTTGTAATCAAGCAAAATTCTAAGATTGTCGATGAGATTATTTCTAAGCTTCAAAGAGCAAATGTTGAGATAAATTTTGTAGATAAGAGATTTTTTGATAAAATAGATATGAACCACCAGGGAGTGATGGTAGAGGCGGAATCTTTTCAGTATAAGGACCTAAAAGACATTGATAAGTATCAAAGGCTAATTATCCTTGACCAAATCGAAGACCCTCACAACCTCGGAGCCATAATCAGAAGTGCAGAAAGCTTTGGTTTTGACGGGGTAATCATTCCTGAAAGAAGGAGTGCATCAGTAAGCCCAATTGTCTACAAAACAAGTGCTGGTGCTATCAATAATATTAATATTATCATGGTTAAAAATACCAACAGGGCCATAGAAGAGATCAAAGAAGCCGGTTTTTGGGTTTATGGATTAGCTGGCGAGGCCTCTTCACCAATTGACCAAGTAGACCTTAAAGGCAAGGTTTGTTTGATAGTTGGTAACGAAGGTAAGGGACTATCTAGACTTGTTAGGGAAAATTGTGATATACTTATTAATATACCGATGAAGGGTTTTGTAAATAGCTTAAATGCATCAGTAGCCTCAGCCATTGCCATGTATGAGGTTTTAAGACAAAATGGCTTTAATTAA
- the cysS gene encoding cysteine--tRNA ligase, which produces MKIYNTLSRTKEVFKPIEENKIKMYVCGPTVYDYMHIGNARPLVIFDTFRRFAQYRGYDVTYVVNFTDVDDKIIKKSIEEGITTKEVTDRYIAQYMTDAKALNLDEEDTIHPRATEVMDDIIDFVKGLIDKGMAYVSDGDVYFDVSKKADYGKLSRKNLEDLVHGASQRLDDKDAGKKKNPADFTLWKATKLEGEVAWDSPWGKGRPGWHIECSTMNKKILGDTIDIHAGGEDLEFPHHENEIAQSEALNDVQFANYWMHNGMIQVNGSKMSKSVGNFFTLDDIKKEYDLMTIRFWLLTTSYRQPINFTKEIIDQAQASLDRLNNAYFKAEDLVANASEKEILNEEKDLLQILDAKENEFVSVMEDDLNTADAITVLFDLAKFINTNLDGDSSKAFVEKTFDLYKRLYDVLGLLAKKKESQVDEAFIEEKIAERNAAKKNRDFATADKIRDDLKEMGIILKDTREGTKWEIG; this is translated from the coding sequence ATGAAGATTTACAATACTCTTAGCAGAACTAAGGAAGTATTTAAACCAATTGAAGAAAACAAAATAAAAATGTACGTCTGCGGACCTACAGTTTATGATTACATGCACATAGGAAACGCAAGGCCTTTGGTTATTTTTGACACCTTTAGGCGTTTTGCCCAATATAGGGGTTATGATGTGACCTATGTTGTAAACTTCACCGATGTTGACGATAAGATTATAAAAAAATCAATCGAAGAAGGTATCACAACTAAGGAAGTCACAGACCGCTACATTGCCCAATACATGACAGACGCTAAGGCCCTAAACCTAGACGAAGAAGACACCATCCACCCAAGGGCAACCGAGGTTATGGATGATATTATAGACTTTGTAAAGGGTTTGATCGATAAGGGTATGGCATACGTTTCAGATGGCGATGTTTACTTTGATGTAAGCAAAAAAGCCGACTACGGCAAATTATCAAGGAAAAATCTTGAAGACCTAGTCCATGGAGCAAGCCAAAGATTAGACGACAAGGACGCAGGCAAGAAGAAAAATCCTGCGGACTTTACACTTTGGAAGGCGACTAAACTTGAGGGCGAAGTTGCTTGGGATTCCCCATGGGGCAAGGGTAGACCAGGTTGGCATATAGAATGTTCAACCATGAATAAGAAAATCCTTGGAGATACAATCGACATCCACGCTGGCGGGGAAGATTTGGAATTTCCACACCACGAAAATGAAATCGCCCAATCTGAAGCCCTAAATGACGTCCAGTTTGCAAATTATTGGATGCACAACGGGATGATCCAGGTAAATGGTTCAAAGATGAGCAAGTCGGTTGGTAATTTCTTTACTCTTGATGACATCAAGAAGGAATACGACCTGATGACCATTAGGTTTTGGCTACTCACAACATCTTATAGGCAGCCAATTAACTTCACCAAGGAAATAATCGACCAGGCCCAAGCTTCCCTAGATAGGCTAAACAATGCTTATTTCAAAGCGGAAGACCTAGTCGCAAATGCAAGTGAAAAAGAAATCTTAAATGAGGAAAAAGATTTGCTTCAAATCCTAGATGCCAAAGAAAATGAATTTGTAAGTGTAATGGAAGATGACCTAAATACAGCAGATGCCATTACAGTTTTATTTGATCTTGCTAAATTTATAAATACAAACTTAGACGGGGACTCTTCTAAGGCATTTGTAGAAAAAACTTTCGACCTTTATAAGAGGCTCTATGATGTCCTTGGACTTCTTGCAAAGAAAAAGGAAAGCCAAGTAGACGAGGCATTTATAGAAGAAAAAATCGCAGAGAGAAATGCAGCTAAGAAAAATAGAGATTTTGCGACAGCGGATAAGATTCGTGATGACCTAAAGGAAATGGGCATCATCCTTAAGGATACCAGAGAAGGTACCAAGTGGGAGATAGGCTGA